In the Bombus fervidus isolate BK054 chromosome 13, iyBomFerv1, whole genome shotgun sequence genome, ATCAATCGGAACGTTAGGCGAAGATTCGGTTTTGGTACCGTGATCTATCGGCTCGTTGCATTCTTCGATTGTTCGAATGCAGAGTGCTAAAGTGCTATGGACATTAAGGCGAAATATACGGAACTGGGAAAATAGATCTACCGTTACTCCTTATAACTATTTACAAAGTTCATTAACCAAAGCTTATCGAGAGAAataatacgatacaacgtgATGAAAAAGGCACAACAGTtgcatttataataaatccttttttttttttttaatcatgtTCAATGAAAAATACTATGCACCATTTgccaaaaatatttgaacccTTTATGGATGAAGGCCGTGATATTTCAGGCAGTGATTCATCATCATTATCATGTCTTCGTGCACGACTTTCTTCaaacgaaatatatatgtatgtatttatatgtgtatatatatatatgtatgtatgtactagAAGCAGGCTAACGGtttattaaccctttgcattGTCAAACTTTTCTCGTATGTCAGTCGGCCAGCAACTTTACAAAACTATCCCAAGTAACGTTTAATACGCGATTGACGGTAACGAAGGGGCGATTGTAAAAGCTATTGCGTTCCTTTGAAGCGTTACACCATTTCGTGCCATTATTTGAAAAGTACAAGATCAAATCTATTAAAATCCGATCGGCGTATTTAATCTTagattattcaagaaatgcGTGCTTAGTGGACATCGTACAGCGAATGCAAAGGGTTAACAGAACATTTGTAGCATTTACGCAATTAGTCGCAGTAAAATAAATCGTCCGAAATTTATAATGTTACTTCGAAAAGTATGTTTGCCCGCAAAATGGGTTGAACTGTCCAATTGCACCCAGCACCTTTAAATACAATCTTATTAGAGTGCTACGGCTAACATGTTTCGTCatagttatacatttataaattaaggaaatttgatattcttttcgtttttatccTGTGAGCGATAAAAATTGGTCTGCCGAACTCGTCTTCGAGGTTGCATCGTTCCCGCGATCAGTACTtgtgttattttttatctttttgctttttccttctctttttgtAAATAGATAGCTCGCTTCATCGATTATCTCGAGTATACACGCACATGAACACATACACGCACGCATGCACACACGCGAGAGCGCGCTataagaggaagaaaagaaaacgccATGCTTAAAAGACGATtctcccttttctttcttttttctcttttcttaaaTGCTagaagaagggaaaaaagaaaaaaagaaagaaataaaaaaaagacgatTCGTCGGTTCGCGAGAATTCACGGAAAAAATGTGTAACGTCGTCGATCGAAGTTTCGAGTTGGCGCCACTTTTCGATCTTCCGGCTCGATCCTTGTTCTccgcttctttttctttccctcttcttttttttttttatcttgcCATTTCTCTCGCATAGCGTTTGCTTTGCGCGTACGGTCTACACACCGGTTTTATGCCAGAGCCGAGTGGGCCGATTAACGAAACGATTAAGAAACGAGAAACCGATAGGAAAATCGAATGATAAAAACAGATAAGTAAACGGAGAAAGGACGAGATAcgaatttgtttaaaatttatagaaagaaGCGAAACAAAATCGAAGGATAAATCGACGCGTGAGAAAAAAACAGATCGTTCGATGATGATCGACGATGCGTGTTAaggttaaaaataataagaaagacGAAGACGTGGGagcaaaagagaaacaaaattaaaaaatcagcCCGCTCGAGGCTAGTCCTGACTGGTCGGGTAATCAGGACACAAACTGATGATGGTggttctttcctttttttctctggTAATAATGGTactaatagtaataatagtaataataaggAGAGTAATCGTAATAATAAGTATAATGACaatataatcgtaataataataataatgataataagaataatcGCAGCGAGCGCAGGGTTTTCATACCGTGGCGTTGTTCAATCTCCTGTTACAAACCGCGAGAATAAAACAGCGCTTTACAATGCGAGAAAAACATCGGCGCGAATTAGTTTTATAGGAATTTGATGTGTGTGAAAGGGATGGATCAAATTATCTAAAACGCTTTCGTCTTTAGACGACGAGAGCCATACCAGCGAACGGGTGTAGCGTAATTACTGAAAGTTCACATGtacattctctctctctctctctctctctctctgtgtcCGTTTGCCTCCTATCGGGAGATTGATTATCgcatattttgttattaacaGGGTATTTTATCGTTGATTCTCTACGCGTTATAACAGCTTGCGAAACACGTCTCTGGTATGGAAACCCTACGTGATAATAGCAGTGATAATGATAACAGTAGTGGTCAAAAGCCCCACCAAATATAAACGTAGGTGTGGATCTTCGGCTACCTTTTTCTTgttattctctctctctctctctctctttctctctctctttctctcgatcGCTCTCTCCCTCTCGTTCATATCAACATTTGGTAAAAAGGTTCGCCGATTACCAACCGCGcaacgtttttttttatttttttttcttttcatgtAAAACAGCAAACGAAACACCAAGCTATTCTCTAACAATCACCTTCTCCGCTATATGAAAAAAGAACATTCGATAGACAACTAATGGTCAATTATAAACTGTGTTAATCCGTGTGTGGCGATAGTagacttttttttttgctttactTCAATAGAGTACCTCTCACTAGACACGATTCAACATATAGAAagtttatcgttattatttaataataattattatttatcatttataattattatcttaaAGCTGTCTAAAGACTCGCTGCGTGGCAGGAGTGTCGtgttttttttcattcttcattttttcccttcttcctttatattactttgcttatttatttttactgtgtcaaacgatttttcttttgtgttatcttttttctcttttactttatactgtctctctctctccctttctctctctctctctctctgactCTTTgtgtttctttgttttttcttttctttttcttttttttttttttattagttagGTACGCTGTAGTCGTCCTCATTTTAATAACATGTtatgtttgtttatttttttaaatgtttttaatgtATGTGTACTATACACGCGATCGCGTACATCAATTAGACAGTGTGTCTAGGTCACCGTAGGTGTACGTGTGttgtgtatattttatatcttaaatATCTACTACTTGTTGAtgctttgtaatttgtaactttTTTATAGATCACAATATGTCACACCATCTGCATCGGTTGAACAATTTTCCTTTATGCCTTTTCTTTGCCGTTTCGATCAGAACGCTCGGTTTggacaattttatatttcttgtgCACAGATTGCGGGTTCACCGACCCCCTTGAACTCGACGAAACAGTTTGTCGAAGCgtaaaaaagaagatttaaaaaagttGGTACGTTgattagaaaaaaagaaaaaaaaaaaaggaaagaacacGACGTACGTGCGAAAAACAATTTCGTTCGAAGGATATTTTTTACGCTAATTTCTTTAATCTACTCCAATAGGTAATAATCGTACGGtacgttaaaaaatgttaaaaaattaacagaaaTCAATAAGACGATAATATCACAATATGATGATTACGACGAAGTAGAAGAAGGGATTCGTGCATCGATCTAGTTCAAACTATCCTTAAATTGAAGAGGATCGGGATATAATATCTTTCTCGTTGATTCACCCACTCGTGCGTATTCGAATTTGTTATTgtgatttatatttcatatttatatcatcAAAACCTACGTGCTAAGTAAATTCAGACCAGCCGAAATTGTCGATTTCGAAGGAAATGCAATCAAAGAAATATCTTATCGAAATAGATAATAGGTTCATtgctaaaaaataaataaaattttactcaTCTCTTCAAACGTAAACGCGCCGATAACGCACGAATCGGAACGCGTCCTCCATTAATTAAATAGCACTTTATGCGTTTAATGCATCTATGCCGCTCCGCTGCTTTCGAACTCTTTTATTCCGCACCAGTGCGAAATATATTTAGATTATTATTTCGGTTAATCGTTTTTCGATCACGAAGAAACGCAAGAGAACGGATAGATATTTATCTtcatcttattttttttttttttttaaatctttctttcattatcATTGTTGATATTAACACAGCGTTGCAGAATCAAAGCGTATTAAGATTTTCCTTTTCCATTGAGAGAAATAACTAGACTGCGTTAATTCTCCTTCCGACACGGTCGTTCGTCTTTGAATATtatctctctctatcttcCGCTAGCCTTCTCTTTTCCGTTCGTAtcatatatactttttttctccccacctttcttctctttttccccACATTTTTCCTGTTCTTGTCacgtgtttctttttcttttttctcttcctgtGTCCAAGGGCTGGACCTAAGCGACTGCAGGCCCGCAACACCTTCAATTCGATTGATCGCGCGTTGTCAGGTGATACAGTTGCCTGGGTCCATGGACATTGGCATTTCGTTACAATTATACAGTTATATAGATTCTATATAAATACCTAATATGCATTCGTATAATACATACCTAATATGCAATTGTGTTAGAACTCGGCCGTCACTCAAACGTAACGTAATTACGTACGCGTGCACACCGTCTCTTGTACCGTTCGTCTTTCATGATGGAATATTTCTATGTGTATGTAGAAATGAatgcgtgtgcgtgtgtgtgtattGTGTGTGTGGATCTGTAGCGCGAGACAGAGACTGGGAGCTATCATATTCCGTATATTTTCTGTGTGTTCTATATCTTTTCCTTCAACTGCGTGTATGTGTACGTTTATGTTTGTTATCTAATGTCTCGACATGCGTGTGTGTTCTGTATGACTTATGCGTGAACCGTTGTATGTCTGCACTGGAGTCTGTATAATCCGGACACCAGACTTGTATCTGCGTCTGCATGCGCACTTTCCCGTACGAATCGATGAAACAAAACACAAcataattaactttttataatatacatgtcATAGGGATTCGTATTCGGCtagaatctttttttcttttcacctatattatatattatttcattaattactttttttttttttttaatagagaCGTCGTTCAGTTTGTAAACAAGTGTATACGGCGTCGCGATTGCTAGATCGTGATTCGACGTTCACGCGTCAAACGAGCAAATCGCTTCTTTCCCAATCTCTCTTTTGACTCGACCGTAACGAGCACCATAAGTGGCGAGCATGTTACACGCGCGCAAAGAAAAGCACGGAATGAATTTCGCGAAAGGAGCACGTATAAACAAAGTTTCGTTTACTCTGTGTACGAAGAACACTTCGGTCGAGATCCGTTCGACGAGATTTTCATGCGCACGCTCGTTTATCTCGTTTTCTCGGTTAAGTCAACAAACGATTGGCCCGCTTTCCGCGATCAACGGGATTTTAGTCCAACAACGCGACTACCCACACCACGCTCTCCTTTCTCCCTGCGATATAATCGTTAATATAACAACTATTCATTTATTCATAAATTCTGAACGATCAAATTCAATTGTAACGTGATCTCCACTACGGTTCATTTCCCGCTGACTGatcgtatttctttctttcattttttcttttttcttttctttttttcgttggAATTAATGAATGTAACCAAAGCGAAATAACAAATCAACCCGACAGCCGATCGTGTTCGTAAGAAATTTCACAGAAGCGAGAAGAAACAAGCAAAATTAACGAATTAAGATGGATTCCATGGTGGTAGAGAGGAATAGCTCAGGAAATGAACGGTAGTACTCATAACGTTAATCGATGGCAATTCGTATCCACCTAAGGACATCGcgcaataattctatatatccACGATCCCGTCGTTGCGTACTTCCGTGGAATCGCACGAGCAGCAGACtcgtttactttttttttttttcttttttgtttcgcgcacacacacacatcaTCTATTCTCCTTTAATCTACTATCTttcatcgtttatttttcctttcctttctccaGTTTGTTTCGCCCCCTCCCGCCCCCTTTTTTTCCCACGACCGACGGTGGCCGATAGATCGAAAGTCGACGCGCGACCTATGGATCGTTCGCATCAGGCACCCTTCTCTATCGGATCCGCGTGCAATTTCGAATTTCTATGCTGAAGAACCGACGCTGGCCGGTTGTATGAATTCTCCGcgacgatatatatatttctttatatatagaaCCCATTCCAGGCGAGTTTTGGTGTTTTTAGTTGACGACGAGTGACGGTGATAGTGACGGTGGCGATAACGATGACGGTGACGGTGACGGTGACAATGACGATGACGATGTCGATGTCGATGTCGATGAAAATGGCGATGACGATGGCATAGACTCTGACAAGTTCCTTTAGTTCGCTTAATGACTTGAAAACGAGTTACGGTTATAATTCCAATGTTCGAGTTAAGTTAAAGCCTTTTTCACTTCATTAAGGGAGAGTCTAAATTTGGATTGGGGTTAGGCTGTTGTGAGGTCGATGGTGATGGTACCTGTGCCACCACCGAGCCCCTCCCCTCAGGCAAGACATTTCCTCCACCGCCGCTGTTCATGCCGACGTTGCTTCCAGCGCCTCTTTCTCTCATTCTTTCGCAGTAATCTGCGAATATATCACGGAAACGCTCCCAGGATTTCTCTGGTACGGTGATTGCTGTTCTAAAGTGTGTCTTCacctgtaaaaatgtattcttaCTTTTATCCTgcctctttttattttttattaaacagcTAAGCTTGTTACACTTCAAACTgaagaatatattaatttcgttaCGGTATGTTGAATTGTTGCTCTGTACCGATGTGCCTACAACTACTTTatataatcaattaattaattagcaggcaagaaattatttcatagtAAAATGCTTTCATAAACGCGTGTCTCGTTAGTACTGGCTTTCAACTAGTAATTACGTTTCTGTTCTAATAACGATGTAGGTTAACaaaattcttattatattcttatacTATTATAGTTTAAGAAACGTAGTAGTATTAAGAATTGGACAAATATAACGTATTTTACATGAAACGAAATGATTTTGAATCTTGCCGATCCGAAATCTAGCTTGAACTTGGACGCTGTACATAGAAAATTTGAGAATTCTGTACAAAAATACATGTTATTTCATAAGTAAAATAATCGTCTACTTAGGttccatatttttaattgtatctataaaaatataaatttgcgtaAATACCCGTCTATCCATTTTAAGTCTTATAATGTTACAATCAATTTGTATTATcgtattaaattgtattatcgtgatacaataattattttatgtaaagaaCGATTTAAACGTGGTTCCTATTCGAGACCACTTATTAAATAGATCGTACGTTCACAGGAactgtgttttttttttttttcctgaaTCCACCCCTACGACAATGTGCCCAACCATGTCAAGACACACCCCGTATTTTTAGCCAGCGATACGCACGTACCTCGGAAATTCTCATGTAGATACCACGGTTATTCTGGCCGATATCAAAATAGAAATTCTTGCTATCCACGCGCATGTACCGTCCTTCTGGTAAGTCACCCTTGAAACCGCCATCGTCCGTACCGTATTCTTCGAGGAGGTCCGTCAAAGCGTCACGGAATTCGATCATACCCTGTGCTGGTATTGCGATCTGTGTCCTAGGTCCTCCTCGTGTTATCGTCTGCGACACCTGTGCAACGAACAGAAtcgttttaacaaatatttcactATAGATTTTCTTTGGAATTGAAGCAGGTGCGCGGTGAAAGCGATTTGTTCGAATAAATCATTCTTTTGCGACACGTTTCTTCggtgttttcattttttaaatgcttTTTACCATCTGAAAAGGTTGACCCTTTCACCTCAAGACGATATCCACAAGGGAcagactctctctctctctctcttccttatCACTTAGTGTAGAAAGTAAATGCATTGGCTGGTACATACAGGGTGACTCACCCGCAGGAAACGGCCGCGAGTATTTTCCTTGAGGTCCAAGTAATACCGCCTGTTATCCTTCGTCATTACTTCCGACTTCAGTTTCCCATCATCCGGCACGTTCTCCGAGTTTGGTGGACCTGCAGATTTGATGGTTCGAACAGGAAAGAAGTACGTATTAAATTTTAGTCGTCTGTGTCCTTTTAGTTCCCTATTCTCGTTTAttgtaagaaattatttattcttaatacGATGATACACATAGCATAACTCGACAGTTTTAGATTTCGATAGtcgtatattaatatttaaaattattattaatatatcttaatttattaatacagaTACCAGTAAGTTgagattaaatattgaaatatttaagattCTTTCAACTTTCATGGCCCACTCTgtatcaatattaatttatcgttaacGAGTTAACATTGTTTGAAATTCTCGGATACAGATTGAGcttgaatttttgttaatttaccaaatttcttgaataataaatagttcctcttcgttaaaattagatattatcttaaaataaaagCCGTAACAGGTTCACCGTCCGTTCTGACCTACATGCGAATCGGTATaactttaaattataaatttatacagtGGACTAAATAAAGCGTTACATGCTGCTTCACCTGAGATTACTGCAGATATTATGTTaaacttttttcgaataataacatttttaaatttcgcaaCAAATTTTTCTGAAACGGCCAATAAAGGACAACGTATCGCGTTTGTTTGTTAAAATAGAATggtatattgatatttatatcttttctatcctatcgaatttaattacttaaaataatttaatcgcTCAGTTTCTATCGAAAGTattcatattttgttttatataattaaaaagttgtaattaaaagtatgtttttcgataaaaactttaTAGAGACAtcgcaaaataaaaaagtaaacatATTCTGTGCCGGGAAgcgttttataaaatgttcttGAAGCAATCTAGCCGCTAGATTTCTTCGTGggtctatataaatatattgagCCTAAGCGATGGCCCATTCTTCCTATATTAAAGGAAGATAGGAAAATTAGAATATACCTGTACATTGTCTATGTATCGTGACTTCAATtgtttcgttattattatcaagtatttgaaacaatattcatgaaatatttaataaagttGAGTGTTTAAAAGCTCGGACATTATTTTGAATATACATGTAATACAACTTTTAGAGCAGGAAACATTTATTTAGATATGACTTTTATGACTTTTTTTCCAGGACTTTTCAGGACagtttatacaaaaaaaaaaaaaaatgtcatgAAGcgaatgttataaaaaaagaaaatgaataaaaaagattaatatttagttttataaaaaataaataaataaacaaagagAATCTCCTTTGCTCTCTTGACGGCAGTTTTAAGGTAATGTGTGGTATACTAAATGATTGGGCCCTATGTCCTATTCAGTTGCAGGAAAATATTCAAGTCGGCATCTGTAATGGTTTTGAAAGAAAAGCTTGTAATCCATACTGCATGTATCTCAACATGCGTAATTCACTTGTCACGGCTTTGAGTCAGCAATTCGTGATTCATGCTAATTTTGACTCACAACCAACATATCAAGATACTTTTGACTCAGGGACATATATATGTTCATTTTTCGAAGTGTTTATAGCGGAAACTTGATGTTGTATctattatagatatatattacaCAGAGGAAAGTTATGTATAGAATTAATCTTTTTGTGTTAGCAAGCTACAATGGTTGaagatttctataatttttatagtcAAACAAAGTTTCCGGTTTATTATTATGGacaataattaatcaaattcaaTGATCACATCATCTTTATGGATATTTTAACATATGTTTTTGCATTGAAATAACAATAAGCTGGCACGGAGCATTGCCAATGAGCGTGTTTTAATATGCGTTGCACTAAccgaaaaataatataagttaaactaattttaatttctaaagatTTATACTTTCAAgtatattaacaataaaaatgatatatgcATATTTATTAAGAAGGAATTTCTTTTATAGTACCAAACTATTCTTAATTCTctctaattattaataactttcaacaacaaaaaatacaattttaatattcttcgcctaaagagagaggaaaatgAATACTTATTTGCTGGAAAAGGTCTACACCAAAtatcaaaaaaagaaaaaaagaagaaaattataaaaatatgaacaatTAACGATTACCACTAGTTAAAGAGCTTTCAATACAATTTTACAGGCAACTTTTTCCTGTTAAACCGATCCAACATATTtcgtacaaaataaaaatccatCTTTACGTTTAGCGAACGTGAACGTGCTAACACAAATTACGATTTAAAGCAAATCTATTCTAACCGTGTACAAGCCAATtttatttgacaaaatatGAGATTCTCTCTTGAGGCACGTATCAGTGATCGCATCGAACGAAATCTCGTAACAATTAGAGATTGCAGTTTACCTAGAGATGCATAAAAGTCACTAAACGTCGAAAGGTAGTTCCGAAACTCGGATGCTGTGCTAAGTGCCAGGTAGATTTGGCTTCTCCTTCCATCCGCGCCGATCTACAAAACACAAGCATActttatttccttctttctttgctttaaattaacaaacaaaaattaagaaagaagagagggGAAAAAGCGTATCTCGCTGCCTTTAACCCTCAATCGGTATTGTTGGGCGGTGACCGAGTCACAAGAATTTGCATCTCTATCTAAAGACTTGCTTCATTTTTGACCACCTTATTTCAATTCGTACTTTATGTTTTAACTGATAGAAATTATCCTTTGATatacagaatataaattaaaattataaattaaaattttgtaaacgcGATTAACGAAATAGAATCTAATTTAATTCgtctattataaaaattttttttaaaatactctACTTTCGGCATTTTACGTACGCATTCTGTACACTTTTATACCTTTGAATTTCAcataaatgcatataataaatatctataatcCAAAATACTAGTTGAGGGTTACATGGTTAAATGGATGGTTAAACGTGGCTAACCGAGGATCCCGCTAGCAATAATTTCAGAAATACCTCGGCTACTTTGATAAACCTTCCGCGTCTGTTCTGTTTTACATCAAGATAGAATCTTTTGCTCTGTATTTGTAGCATCTTCGTTGCCAACTCCTGTTCACCCTGCTGACCTTGCTGGCCTAAAACCATCAAAGAAATCTAATTAACTTCACCTttaatattcatcgatacctTACGCCTTACAACTACcgtttacatttataatatattcgtacaACCCCTTTGACGTAATAAAAGACTCCATATCCATCAACGGAATGGAAAAAGGAGCAGTTCCTATAAACGAGGAAACAATACCCTGCCACCCATTCAATTCACCCTTCTCTTATCCTCCAATTCCCCCGCATTCCCTCTTATATCTACCGACTGACTCCCGGCACCTAAATCATCCCCTATTCAATGAGATCCATTCAGAACAGGGAACATAGCATTCAACGTATataaataacgtttaaagAATTCCCCGCTGGTTGAAAAAAGGGACTAAGGGTCTCTTGGTCGTTGCAGCGATTGCTATGGTTGTTTTATGGTTGTTGAAGGGGAGatagaagaggaggaagaagaagaggaagaggaagaaaaagaagatgacgatgaaaaaggagaagaggagaaggaggaggagaaggaaGAACAGAGGGGAGAAGAGTGGCAGGTTAGAGCGACAAGGATGAGGGGTGGTAGTCCGGAAAGAGGTCACCCAGTGTTTATTGGGTCAGCTCTTTGCTGGATTCCCTGGAGCTACGGGGAGAATTTCTGGGTCGAAGCGACGTCGGAAATTCGCTCATCGTTAGCCGAGGACAAGGTGAAACTACGATGGCTCGTTTCTAACGAAGCTCCGTCGATAAATAAGGCTGAAATCCTGCGGGAATCAAAAAGGATCAGAATGCAAGAgagcgagcgagagagagagagagagagagagagagagttggaTGAAATGGTCGACCGATGTTGCTCGTCCTCCTCTCTCGTTCTCGTCGATCAATAACAGCTGCACTAAACGGGTCGTTGACCTGTTTGGCCCCGCTCGGCCCACCGGATACACCTCTACCTAGTTTTTCGCGCCATCAGCTTCGTCTTAACCTTTCCTACGAAAGACGAAGGCTTTTGAACCATGAACAAGTGGCTCGGTCCCATCGGCCACGGTCGAACCGTGCAAGTGTTACATCGGGGTAGAAAGTGTTTCGAGAGGGAGAATAATTAAGCTGGGAATTAAATTGTTCTGACTTGGgggaattattaatatatatacatacatagataGGAGATGTATGGAATTTTAGATTCGAATTAGGAAAATTAGAAATGCGGACGAGGATGATAAGTGTTTAAAGGCTTTTAAATTCAAggaaaatttatcgtttaataattttcatacgaAAGATTACTACAACAGCTATAGGTTTCTGAGATAGCGAGGTTGACTCGTGCACAATTAACGTTGTAGAAGGCAGATGCGAACTTTTCAGGAGAATCGATATGATATCGTAGAAGATATATGCATATAGATTTCGAGGAATAAGTCGttgaatttaagaaaattgtcCATACGGATAAAGCTAAGGGGGTTTCCGAGGCAATAAGAGAACTTTAAACTTTAGATTGGACGTGACATTGACAAAACTAGCAACATACACGGAGAACATTTTGTTGTGT is a window encoding:
- the Pur-alpha gene encoding purine-rich binding protein-alpha isoform X4 — translated: MSDRESLDDQPQRYGNPGSMDAGGADFDPGQQGQQGEQELATKMLQIQSKRFYLDVKQNRRGRFIKVAEIGADGRRSQIYLALSTASEFRNYLSTFSDFYASLGPPNSENVPDDGKLKSEVMTKDNRRYYLDLKENTRGRFLRVSHPVSQTITRGGPRTQIAIPAQGMIEFRDALTDLLEEYGTDDGGFKGDLPEGRYMRVDSKNFYFDIGQNNRGIYMRISEVKTHFRTAITVPEKSWERFRDIFADYCERMRERGAGSNVGMNSGGGGNVLPEGRGSVVAQVTQKPAGVKNKTEKRQADQRQRESLKRRKSLPRQAEPSTISPEKSMSAPASQVPTTTDIPLSSGSAITTSSTSKSTMSEENVSSGSTASQEIQGVPRLETVQV
- the Pur-alpha gene encoding purine-rich binding protein-alpha isoform X2; the encoded protein is MSSHDSRKFHTCHKRIPTSEVAGSWPRNGTATVTRDVNQYLDMYLDTGYGNPGSMDAGGADFDPGQQGQQGEQELATKMLQIQSKRFYLDVKQNRRGRFIKVAEIGADGRRSQIYLALSTASEFRNYLSTFSDFYASLGPPNSENVPDDGKLKSEVMTKDNRRYYLDLKENTRGRFLRVSQTITRGGPRTQIAIPAQGMIEFRDALTDLLEEYGTDDGGFKGDLPEGRYMRVDSKNFYFDIGQNNRGIYMRISEVKTHFRTAITVPEKSWERFRDIFADYCERMRERGAGSNVGMNSGGGGNVLPEGRGSVVAQVTQKPAGVKNKTEKRQADQRQRESLKRRKSLPRQAEPSTISPEKSMSAPASQVPTTTDIPLSSGSAITTSSTSKSTMSEENVSSGSTASQEIQGVPRLETVQV
- the Pur-alpha gene encoding purine-rich binding protein-alpha isoform X1 is translated as MSSHDSRKFHTCHKRIPTSEVAGSWPRNGTATVTRDVNQYLDMYLDTGYGNPGSMDAGGADFDPGQQGQQGEQELATKMLQIQSKRFYLDVKQNRRGRFIKVAEIGADGRRSQIYLALSTASEFRNYLSTFSDFYASLGPPNSENVPDDGKLKSEVMTKDNRRYYLDLKENTRGRFLRVSHPVSQTITRGGPRTQIAIPAQGMIEFRDALTDLLEEYGTDDGGFKGDLPEGRYMRVDSKNFYFDIGQNNRGIYMRISEVKTHFRTAITVPEKSWERFRDIFADYCERMRERGAGSNVGMNSGGGGNVLPEGRGSVVAQVTQKPAGVKNKTEKRQADQRQRESLKRRKSLPRQAEPSTISPEKSMSAPASQVPTTTDIPLSSGSAITTSSTSKSTMSEENVSSGSTASQEIQGVPRLETVQV
- the Pur-alpha gene encoding purine-rich binding protein-alpha isoform X3, with the protein product MGEILEISQGDVQQNAVNGWGDTMGKIQYWCPEGQQGQQGEQELATKMLQIQSKRFYLDVKQNRRGRFIKVAEIGADGRRSQIYLALSTASEFRNYLSTFSDFYASLGPPNSENVPDDGKLKSEVMTKDNRRYYLDLKENTRGRFLRVSHPVSQTITRGGPRTQIAIPAQGMIEFRDALTDLLEEYGTDDGGFKGDLPEGRYMRVDSKNFYFDIGQNNRGIYMRISEVKTHFRTAITVPEKSWERFRDIFADYCERMRERGAGSNVGMNSGGGGNVLPEGRGSVVAQVTQKPAGVKNKTEKRQADQRQRESLKRRKSLPRQAEPSTISPEKSMSAPASQVPTTTDIPLSSGSAITTSSTSKSTMSEENVSSGSTASQEIQGVPRLETVQV
- the Pur-alpha gene encoding purine-rich binding protein-alpha isoform X5; this encodes MFKSRIFQGDLSPVPIPGSLQQSSQQGQQGEQELATKMLQIQSKRFYLDVKQNRRGRFIKVAEIGADGRRSQIYLALSTASEFRNYLSTFSDFYASLGPPNSENVPDDGKLKSEVMTKDNRRYYLDLKENTRGRFLRVSHPVSQTITRGGPRTQIAIPAQGMIEFRDALTDLLEEYGTDDGGFKGDLPEGRYMRVDSKNFYFDIGQNNRGIYMRISEVKTHFRTAITVPEKSWERFRDIFADYCERMRERGAGSNVGMNSGGGGNVLPEGRGSVVAQVTQKPAGVKNKTEKRQADQRQRESLKRRKSLPRQAEPSTISPEKSMSAPASQVPTTTDIPLSSGSAITTSSTSKSTMSEENVSSGSTASQEIQGVPRLETVQV